From a region of the Impatiens glandulifera chromosome 4, dImpGla2.1, whole genome shotgun sequence genome:
- the LOC124935178 gene encoding uncharacterized mitochondrial protein AtMg00810-like yields the protein MKEFEMSDLGLLLYYMGIEVDRKIDSIEVKHETYVKKVLKQFAMEDCNSSKYPMEAKLQLKKDVEGSIVDLKEYRRIIECLRHLTHTRPDISYIVGIVSRYMEKPTTLHQQTIKHILRYMKGTTSYGIQLRRGREVEERVGFY from the coding sequence atgaaggagttcgagatgagtgatcttGGGCTACTCTTGTATTATATGGGTATCGAGGTGGACCGGAAGATAGATAGCATCGAGGTGAAACATGAAACTTATgtgaagaaggtgttgaaacagTTTGCAATGGAGGATTGTAACTCGAGTAAGTATCCAATGGAAGCGAAGTTGCAGCTCAAaaaggatgtggaaggaagcATAGTGGATCTGAAGGAGTATAGGCGTATTATCGAGTGTCTCAGGCACTTGACGCACACTCGACCCGATATCTCCTATATAGTtggcatagtgagtcgatacatggagaaACCTACCACTTTACACCAACAGACAataaaacacattcttcgttacATGAAGGGAACGACGAGTTATGggattcagttaagaagaggacgagaagttgaagaacgCGTTGGTTTTTACTGA
- the LOC124935179 gene encoding homeobox-leucine zipper protein MERISTEM L1-like codes for MAEMGEPLWIPNRSDCSIGFKLNEDEYFQIFPIGFGPRPESLYCESSRHSTTLNISSHSLLDFFMCQANWKCFFSAIVSKATCLEILSNGLSPGNYNGALYYRQVGEKKWVVVDISLDIFREFHLVKSRKRPSGCIIEDMPNRFTNVTWIEHVEAQHVTDVHPIYKTLVSSGLAFRAKRWLGILQSQTDRLFSVMSNTLPFSDITVAMSTESKRSLTLLSERMVGMFNTGVSVAIGNVWNIIPYSGPNKIRVLKIRNTDIPGRPVGVILVATYSKKCAVRNFRNQVIKLKDCNGKMLHGHEEVQKEATSYYKGLIIAKLSNEGLNARLGVLQQIVLRTIDNEDDVKLIEMVSQEEIKNALFMMKGGKSLGPNGYNATFFKENWDII; via the exons ATGGCTGAAATGGGGGAACCTCTGTGGATCCCAAATCGTTCTGATTGTAGTATCGGGTTCAAGCTGAATGAGGATGAGTATTTTCAGATTTTCCCCATAGGATTTGGACCTCGCCCTGAAAGTCTTTACTGCGAGTCCTCTCGCCACTCCACCACCCTTAATATTAGTTCCCATTCTCTTCTGGATTTTTTTATGTGTCAG gcTAATTGGAAGTGCTTCTTCAGTGCCATTGTGTCAAAAGCGACATGTTTGGAAATCTTGTCGAATGGATTGTCTCCCGGAAATTATAATGGTGCATT GTACTACAGGCAAGTGGGTGAAAAAAAGTGGGTAGTGGTGGACATTTCTCTTGACATATTTCGGGAATTCCATCTAGTGAAATCGAGGAAAAGGCCTTCCGGGTGCATAATTGAAGATATGCCCAACAGATTCACAAACGTGACATGGATAGAGCACGTTGAAGCACAACACGTGACTGATGTTCATCCAATCTATAAGACTCTGGTCAGTTCCGGGTTAGCTTTTCGCGCCAAACGTTGGCTTGGTATTCTCCAGAGCCAAACTGATCGTCTCTTCAGTGTCATGTCCAACACCCTGCCCTTTTCCGATATCACTGTGGCGATGAGTACGGAAAGTAAAAGGAGCCTTACTCTGTTGTCTGAGAGGATGGTAGGGATGTTTAATACGGGAGTGAGTGTGGCTATAGGGAATGTTTGGAATATAATTCCATACAGTGGCCCAAATAAAATTAGAGTTCTCAAGATCAGGAACACAGATATTCCCGGTCGTCCTGTAGGGGTCATCCTTGTCGCTACATATTCCAA GAAATGCGCGGTTCGAAACTTCAGGAACCAAGTCATCAAATTGAAAGATTGTAATGGAAAAATGCTTCATGGACATGAAGAAGTTCAAAAGGAAGCTACCAGTTATTATAAGGGTCTTATTATAGCAAAACTGAGTAACGAAGGACTCAATGCCAGACTTGGGGTGTTGCAACAAATTGTTCTAAGAACAATCGACAATGAGGATGATGTTAAGTTGATAGAAATGGTCAGTCAAGAAGAGATTAAGAATGCTCTGTTTATGATGAAAGGAGGTAAAAGTCTAGGGCCAAATGGATACAATGCGACTTTCTTCAAGGAAAACTGGGatataatttga